The Euphorbia lathyris chromosome 3, ddEupLath1.1, whole genome shotgun sequence genome contains a region encoding:
- the LOC136224877 gene encoding pentatricopeptide repeat-containing protein At2g28050, which yields MASQKFFVTLKTVKRNRLSFLSPKSCQEISRSISEALISPSSTFLSNLNSAQLHQILSNPHIQPLKCLRFFNLISGNQSSIPFKADLQAHLTLISRLLEGRRFSEAENLLKSVSIEESSRYPFPLLASTIEKCCCFELKVTAKLFNLMLKVYSGNNKFYRVLETFDHMKNNGINIDERTCTMHLLALDKHDQMSLALEFFNRMIEFDIEVSAYSLMAVANGLCKIGEIKRCRALVEQMVSKGVHPNIATYNVILAACAKRWNFEELDSMLALMEKEGEAFNFITYKILIDGYSSYGKIEEAEKLVWEMHHRELSVDTHMYNLLINGYCKQNLVDKALLLFDKMSNRGVNSNVDTFGALIDGICKARRMEVAMVFVSKMQSQGIELDQVMLSSLVEGYCSKGMVDEAFELQVEMERRGFDSDISIWSQVLGALLRLKRNEEATELVNKLVRRCGSLEKFATLVKAGRKLI from the coding sequence ATGGCATCGCAGAAGTTCTTCGTAACCCTGAAAACTGTCAAAAGGAATCGCCTTTCGTTTCTATCCCCTAAATCCTGTCAAGAAATTTCACGCTCCATCTCTGAAGCCCTAATTTCTCCTTCTTCAACATTTCTCTCCAATCTCAATTCCGCGCAGCTTCACCAAATTCTATCCAACCCACATATTCAACCCTTAAAATGCTTGCGTTTCTTCAATTTGATATCTGGAAATCAATCTTCGATTCCATTCAAAGCGGACCTCCAAGCCCATTTGACTCTAATTTCGAGATTATTAGAGGGAAGAAGGTTCTCAGAAGCAGAAAATCTTCTGAAGTCTGTGTCAATTGAGGAATCTTCCAGGTACCCATTTCCTTTGTTAGCATCTACCATTGAAAAATGTTGTTGCTTTGAGTTAAAAGTCACAGCCAAGTTATTTAATTTGATGTTAAAGGTTTATTCTGGTAATAATAAATTTTACCGAGTTTTGGAGACCTTTGATCATATGAAGAATAATGGAATAAATATTGATGAAAGAACTTGTACAATGCATTTGCTTGCCCTTGATAAACATGACCAAATGAGTTTAGCCCTTGAGTTTTTCAATCGAATGATTGAATTTGATATTGAAGTTTCTGCCTATTCATTGATGGCTGTGGCTAACGGATTGTGTAAGATTGGAGAGATCAAGAGGTGTAGAGCATTGGTGGAGCAAATGGTGAGCAAAGGAGTTCACCCTAATATTGCAACATATAATGTAATATTAGCTGCTTGTGCTAAGAGATGGAATTTTGAGGAGTTAGATTCCATGTTGGCTTTGATGGAAAAGGAAGGAGAGGCATTCAATTTCATCACATATAAAATACTGATCGATGGGTACTCGAGCTATGGAAAAATTGAAGAAGCTGAGAAGTTGGTGTGGGAGATGCATCATAGAGAATTAAGTGTTGATACCCACATGTATAATCTGCTTATAAATGGATATTGTAAACAAAATTTAGTTGATAAAGCACTATTGCTGTTTGATAAGATGTCTAACAGAGGTGTTAACTCAAATGTTGATACATTTGGGGCACTAATAGATGGCATCTGCAAGGCTAGGAGGATGGAAGTTGCAATGGTTTTTGTGAGCAAAATGCAGAGCCAAGGAATAGAGCTGGACCAGGTTATGCTTAGTTCATTGGTTGAGGGATATTGCAGTAAGGGAATGGTGGATGAAGCTTTTGAATTGCAAGTCGAGATGGAGAGGAGAGGATTTGATTCTGATATATCCATATGGAGCCAAGTACTTGGTGCGCTATTGAGGTTAAAGCGAAATGAAGAGGCAACAGAGTTGGTAAACAAGCTGGTTAGAAGATGTGGAAGCCTTGAAAAGTTTGCAACTTTGGTTAAAGCAGGGAGAAAACTCATTTAA